From one Desulfobaccales bacterium genomic stretch:
- a CDS encoding DUF169 domain-containing protein, with protein MDIAGLLTALGYREEPLGFFYTDQPPHEGFSPKPGRLPSAAEEARGEVDFGQVFSHFSCVMGHVWRARRQGRAAWFDREHFGCLGGAFYLGFLKPQLEVIVHYVSTGIPGVLPGERFLSSPEVCRRFFETIDPPPAAGRYAVFQPLSRFASGQEPEVVIFFARPELLTGLHTLAAFVTGVPQVVQAPFGADCSQVVTWPRKFLAEGRLVAVLGGFDPAARKFHRPDELSFAVPWELFRQMAARWQDSFLTGELWAEVRRKIQLSDKTWGEK; from the coding sequence ATGGATATTGCCGGCCTGCTGACGGCCTTGGGATACCGGGAGGAGCCCCTGGGGTTTTTCTATACCGACCAGCCGCCTCACGAGGGCTTTTCCCCCAAACCGGGGCGGCTGCCCTCCGCCGCCGAGGAGGCCCGGGGGGAGGTGGACTTCGGTCAGGTCTTCTCCCATTTTTCTTGTGTCATGGGCCATGTCTGGCGGGCCCGGCGCCAGGGCCGGGCGGCCTGGTTCGACCGGGAGCACTTCGGCTGCTTGGGGGGCGCCTTCTATCTGGGCTTCCTGAAGCCGCAACTGGAGGTCATCGTCCATTATGTCTCCACCGGCATCCCAGGGGTGCTGCCGGGGGAGCGTTTTCTCTCCAGCCCCGAGGTCTGCCGCCGCTTCTTCGAGACCATCGATCCGCCTCCGGCAGCCGGGCGCTATGCGGTCTTTCAGCCTTTGAGCCGCTTCGCTTCCGGTCAGGAGCCGGAGGTGGTGATCTTCTTCGCCCGGCCGGAGCTCCTCACCGGCCTGCATACGCTGGCCGCTTTCGTCACCGGGGTTCCCCAGGTGGTGCAGGCGCCTTTCGGGGCGGACTGCTCCCAGGTGGTGACCTGGCCCCGGAAATTTCTGGCCGAGGGCCGACTGGTGGCGGTATTGGGCGGCTTTGATCCCGCGGCCCGGAAATTTCACCGCCCCGATGAGCTGAGCTTCGCCGTACCCTGGGAACTCTTCCGGCAGATGGCGGCGCGCTGGCAGGACTCCTTCCTCACCGGGGAGCTCTGGGCCGAGGTGCGGCGGAAAATCCAACTCAGTGACAAGACCTGGGGGGAGAAGTAA
- a CDS encoding aldehyde dehydrogenase, with product MDMLAALGERLWERREELAAAAGQDVGTPHWLGRIEVEMAAAHLRTMAAEAHLVAGGAPYGVVAAIFPYDAAPVMLARVGGAALLGGNRFRFSCSSQTPTVARVLQEVTAPFPDIEAMVGVDNRQFGAQAVRDPEVRVLFISGGGEVGAVYAREIASLDKLFFAGPSGLPPALLFRDAPVSQAARFLVRRAFLNAGQYCTCLKRAYIHRDIYPQVKEAVLAEMAAIKVGEPEDPETWIGPLKVERTRALLERALAAMPQPVFLMPPRREGLWQGPFLLETPEPPDLELFGPLLALVPVADDEEAVARVLQSRYPMLVVFFGTPPAGARERLDRTFGMVFDNPEFLFTPLRIPFGGKGESGWILERADGGIRKRDGAVWYAAELVRRPG from the coding sequence GTGGATATGTTGGCTGCCCTGGGAGAACGTCTCTGGGAACGTCGGGAGGAGCTGGCCGCCGCCGCCGGCCAGGATGTGGGCACGCCCCATTGGCTGGGCCGCATCGAAGTGGAAATGGCGGCGGCTCACTTGCGCACCATGGCGGCAGAGGCCCATCTGGTGGCCGGCGGCGCCCCTTATGGCGTGGTGGCCGCCATCTTCCCCTACGACGCCGCGCCGGTGATGCTGGCCCGGGTGGGGGGCGCGGCTCTGCTGGGGGGCAACCGCTTCCGCTTCTCCTGCTCCTCCCAGACCCCCACCGTGGCCCGGGTGCTTCAGGAGGTGACCGCGCCCTTTCCGGACATCGAGGCGATGGTGGGGGTGGACAACCGCCAGTTCGGCGCCCAGGCTGTGCGTGACCCCGAGGTGCGGGTGCTTTTCATCTCCGGCGGCGGCGAGGTGGGCGCGGTCTATGCCCGGGAAATCGCCTCCCTGGACAAGCTCTTCTTCGCCGGCCCCAGCGGCCTGCCGCCGGCCCTGCTCTTCCGGGACGCGCCGGTGTCCCAGGCGGCCCGCTTTCTGGTGCGCCGGGCCTTTCTCAACGCCGGCCAGTACTGCACCTGCCTGAAGCGGGCCTACATCCACCGGGACATCTACCCCCAGGTGAAAGAGGCGGTGCTGGCGGAGATGGCCGCCATCAAGGTGGGGGAGCCGGAGGATCCGGAGACCTGGATCGGCCCCCTGAAAGTGGAGCGCACTCGGGCGCTGCTGGAGCGGGCCCTGGCGGCCATGCCCCAGCCGGTCTTCCTGATGCCGCCCCGCCGGGAGGGCCTCTGGCAGGGGCCCTTTCTTCTGGAGACCCCGGAGCCCCCGGATCTGGAGCTCTTCGGGCCGCTTTTGGCTTTGGTGCCGGTGGCCGACGACGAGGAGGCGGTGGCCCGGGTGCTCCAAAGCCGCTATCCCATGCTGGTGGTCTTTTTCGGCACCCCGCCTGCCGGCGCCCGGGAGCGCCTGGACCGGACCTTCGGCATGGTCTTCGACAACCCGGAGTTTCTCTTCACCCCCTTACGCATCCCCTTCGGCGGCAAGGGGGAGAGCGGCTGGATCCTGGAGCGGGCCGACGGGGGGATCCGCAAGCGGGACGGCGCCGTCTGGTATGCCGCGGAGCTGGTGCGGCGGCCCGGCTGA
- the thiL gene encoding thiamine-phosphate kinase: MARPPAGEFGLIAALAELFGPPPPEVIVGIGDDCAVLDPGGPEYLLITLDTLVEGVHFHLAWSSLRQVGRKAVAVNVSDIAAMGGRPAYALLSLGWPPDRELAQALELGEGIAEAAREWHLAVIGGDTIASPPGLTLTVTLLGRVPKGELMTRAGAQVGDGVYVTGPLGEAAAGVEILRRDFLLPPEVREPLLGAHREPAPQLDAGRLLASQHLASACIDLSDGIASDLGHICRLSQVGARLKAEQVPLTPALITAAQMLGLDPLALALTGGEDYQLLFTSAAPESHLRERFHQAGLPAPYRLGEIIPGSEVLLAGPGGEQVITGRGYDHFRLDREGEGG, encoded by the coding sequence ATGGCCCGCCCGCCCGCCGGCGAATTCGGCCTCATCGCGGCCCTGGCCGAGCTCTTCGGCCCCCCGCCCCCGGAGGTGATCGTAGGCATCGGGGATGACTGCGCCGTCTTGGACCCCGGCGGGCCGGAGTACCTCCTAATTACCCTGGACACGCTCGTGGAGGGGGTGCATTTTCACCTGGCCTGGTCCAGCCTCCGCCAGGTGGGGCGCAAAGCGGTGGCGGTGAACGTTAGCGACATCGCCGCCATGGGGGGCCGGCCTGCTTACGCCCTCCTCTCCCTGGGCTGGCCCCCTGACCGGGAGCTCGCCCAGGCCCTGGAGCTGGGAGAAGGCATCGCGGAGGCGGCCCGTGAGTGGCACCTGGCCGTCATCGGCGGGGACACCATCGCCTCGCCGCCGGGCCTCACCCTGACCGTTACCCTGCTGGGGCGGGTGCCCAAGGGGGAGCTTATGACCCGGGCGGGCGCTCAGGTGGGGGATGGGGTGTACGTCACCGGGCCCCTGGGCGAGGCCGCCGCCGGAGTCGAAATCCTGCGCCGTGATTTCCTGCTGCCGCCGGAGGTGCGGGAGCCCCTCCTGGGGGCCCACCGGGAGCCGGCGCCGCAACTTGACGCCGGGCGCCTCCTGGCCTCGCAGCACCTGGCCAGCGCCTGCATCGATCTCTCAGACGGCATCGCCTCTGATCTGGGGCACATCTGCCGGCTGAGCCAGGTGGGGGCACGGCTGAAGGCGGAGCAGGTGCCCCTCACGCCGGCCCTTATCACCGCTGCCCAGATGCTGGGGCTGGACCCCCTGGCCCTGGCCCTCACCGGCGGCGAGGACTACCAGCTCCTCTTCACCTCCGCCGCGCCGGAAAGCCACCTCCGGGAGCGCTTTCACCAAGCCGGCTTGCCGGCCCCTTACCGGCTCGGGGAGATCATCCCCGGCTCCGAGGTCCTTCTGGCCGGCCCCGGAGGCGAGCAGGTCATCACCGGCCGGGGCTATGACCACTTCCGCCTTGACCGTGAGGGAGAGGGCGGGTAA
- the nfi gene encoding deoxyribonuclease V (cleaves DNA at apurinic or apyrimidinic sites) — protein sequence MAGPGLSPPDVGAWPATYREAVALQETWRERVSLSPLPRPPGSVAGVDAAYEGPRGRVFGAAVLFSYPKLEPLEEAGAAMDCPFPYIPGLLSFREIPVLLKALSRLSRLPDLILADGQGIAHPRGLGLASHLGVLVNLPVIGVAKSRLVGEGEEPDREAGAWRPLLLEGRTVGLILRTQTGRRPLYVSPGHLVSLEDCREIVLGCVRRYRLPEPLRAADRLSRRLRRAACPSPSG from the coding sequence ATGGCCGGGCCGGGCCTGTCGCCGCCGGACGTGGGCGCCTGGCCCGCCACGTATCGGGAGGCGGTGGCCCTGCAGGAGACCTGGCGGGAGCGGGTGAGCCTCAGTCCCCTGCCGCGACCGCCTGGCTCGGTGGCCGGGGTGGATGCGGCCTATGAGGGCCCCCGGGGCCGGGTCTTTGGGGCCGCGGTTTTGTTCAGCTATCCTAAACTGGAGCCGCTGGAGGAGGCCGGGGCGGCCATGGACTGCCCTTTCCCCTATATCCCCGGCCTGCTGAGTTTCCGGGAAATTCCGGTGCTCCTGAAGGCGCTAAGCCGGCTCAGCCGCCTCCCGGACCTGATTCTGGCCGACGGTCAGGGCATTGCCCATCCCCGGGGCCTGGGGCTGGCGTCGCATCTGGGGGTGCTGGTGAATCTGCCGGTGATCGGGGTGGCCAAAAGCCGGCTGGTGGGGGAAGGGGAGGAGCCGGACCGAGAGGCCGGCGCCTGGCGGCCGTTACTCCTGGAGGGCCGGACCGTGGGTCTGATCCTGCGCACCCAGACCGGTCGCCGCCCCTTGTACGTCTCGCCCGGGCACCTCGTCTCCCTGGAGGACTGCCGGGAGATCGTGCTGGGGTGTGTCCGGCGCTATCGCCTCCCCGAGCCGCTTCGGGCCGCCGATCGCCTCAGCCGGCGCCTCCGGAGGGCAGCTTGCCCTTCACCGTCAGGCTGA